The uncultured Bacteroides sp. DNA segment ATACATGCCCGATCCATAAGTTCCGATCCATAAGTTCTTATCACCATCCTCCGCAAGGCAAAACACCTTCTCATTGCCACCATCGTTAGCTCCTTTAGATGATAGACTAGTGATGTATTCGCACTGCCCGGTATGCTTGTTGACTTTCGCCAGTCCGTTAAAATAAGATCCGATCCATAAGTCTTGATTAGAGTCCTCGAATATACACATGATTGTTCCCGGTACCGAATGAAGATTGCCCGCTTGAGGAGAATAATGTGCTAATTGTTGTCCTTTGTCATTAATGGCATACAGTCCGTCATTGTCTGTTCCCACCCAAGTAGTACCTGATTTGTCCGTGCAGATAGCCATGACACAACTAGAGCCGATTGTGTTCTTTCGGATTGATTTATAGCCATAATAACCAAATTTATTTGGCGTTCCGGGAATAAGAATGATTCCTTTTTGAAAGATACCCAACCAAAGATTTCCATCTTTATCTTCAATGAGCGAGTGAATCTTCGATTTGGAGAAATCGAAAGGAGCTGCATTAATCTCACTATCTTCTATTATATTTTTGCTAGCATTGTACTCCTTGAGGCCTTCTCCATCTGTGCCAATGAACAAACGTCCCTGCTTATCGAGCATAAGCGTACGGATATTAAGTTGCACATTCTTTTTATAGGGAACGGATTGAAATTTATTTCCTTTACTTCCTGCAGGCAATTTGAATAATCCCCCGGTTAGCGTACCAAGATAGATATTCCCTTTTCTATCTTCAGAGATGGCATACACATCGTCGCTTGAAAGATCTTGTGGAGCTTTGAAATGCTTCATCGTCTTCCTTTCGGGTGAATAGCAGAACACCCCCTTATCTTCTGTGGCAATCCACAAGTTCTGCTTTGAATCTTCAAAAATTACGTTCAGGAAATTGCTGTGCATCTTTTCTATCAATGCTGATTCTGTCTGGAATTCTTGCGTTTCTCTGCCTTTTTTCAATGAAATAACTCCTTGCCCCGATGTTGCGATCCAAATATCCCCATTCGTTCGTTCCACAATAGAGGTGATGTGCGGGTTAGCCCTTCCGTCTTTGCGACGGATATGCACCTCCTTGAAAGAATCAGTAGCCCTATCATACAGTTGCAAGCCATTGATACATCCTATCCAGAAGCGACCGGAATTATCTTCGAAAAGCGTACGTACGTAGTTGTTCTTTATGCTGGTGCTGTCGGAAGCAACATGCTTATAGATGGAAAAGCGCGCTCCATCAGAACGGTTTAATCCGTTTTCCGTAGCAATCCAGATAAAACCTTTCTTATCCTGATACACCTGGTTGATGAGACTGTTGGATAATTCTTTGTCAGTAGAATAGAATTTGCCTGTTTGCGCTTTCACATGGAAAGGCAACATTAATATAAGGAGAGCAATGATTGCCGAGGTGAATTTCTTCATAAATTAAAATGTCGTTAACTTCGAAAGGCAAAGATAGATAAATTAACCTAAGTTCGGCGAGTTAGATTCATTCGATTTCTTTTTTTTAAGTACTTTATTTTTAATCTGTTGATATTGAGCTGTTTATATGCCTTTGTGTTACGTCCTCATAAGATTCTGTTACATTGAATTCTAATAATGTACTATCAGCGACAATTTGTGTAACATGCTTTGTGAGTATTAGTTAGGATCATTTTGTATATTTGCCATGTTATGTTAACCAATATAACCTCAAACAATTGCATAGAGAGCGATATTGTAGTACTAAAATATTTATTCAATTTATTTTTTAATCTTTATTCTATTAATTAATGGAAATATCAAAATTTAAATTCACTTTGTCACGAAGTCAACAAATTGTAACATTGTTTGCTTTTATGATTTTATCTTTCAATGGAGTAGTAAGAGGGAAAAACAAGACGGAAGGGAATATTTCGAAGAATACTCCACTTTTCACTCAATTTATTTATCAGGGTAATGATCAGGTATATATTGATAACCCTTTACTTCCGGATGAATTTTATACCCCAATTTTGCAAGGATGTTATCCGGATCCCAGTATCACATGCAAGGGTAAGGATTACTATTTGGTAAATTCTTCATTTGCAATCTTTCCGGGGGTACCTATTTTCCATTCCACTGATTTGGTGAACTGGAAGCAAATAGGCCATGTGTTGGATCGACCTTCACAGCTTAAAATAGAAGATTGTGGTATCAGTGCAGGGGTTTATGCTCCGGCGATAAAGTATAATAAGTATAATGATACTTTTTATATGATCACTACGCAATTTTCCGGAGGTTTTGGAAACATTGTAGTAAAAACAAAGGATCCTCTTCAAGGATGGAGTGATCCCGTTAAATTGCAGTTTGCGGGTATTGACCCTTCTCTTTTTTTTGATGATAATGGTAAAGCTTATGTTTTGCACAACGATGCGCCTGATAGAGGAAAAGAACTTTATCAAGGTCATCGTGTGATCAAGATCTGGGAGTATGACTTGACAACTGATCAGGTAATTGCCGGAACAGATAAAATTATTGTTGACGGAGGCGTTGATATAACAAAAAAACCGATTTGGATTGAAGGGCCTCATCTTTATAAAAAAGACGGACGATACTATCTTATGTGTGCCGAAGGGGGTACAGGTGATTGGCATAGCGAAGTAATTTTTGTAAGCGATAATCCTAAAGGGCCTTATAAGCCGGCTCCAAATAATCCGATCCTTACACAGCGCTATTTCCCTACTAAGCGTGACAATAAGGTTGATTGGGCCGGACATGCTGATTTGGTAGAAGGACCTAATGGTAAGTACTACGGTGTCTTTTTGGGCATTCGTCCCAATGAAAAACAAAGGGTAAATAAAGGACGCGAAACATTTATTCTTCCGATTGATTGGAGTGGAGAATTTCCTGTCTTTGAAAATGGGCTTGTTCCTTTGACTCCAAAATTGAAAATGCCTCAAGGTGTGGAAAATAAAACGGGAGAAAATGGATTTGTCCCTAATGGAAATTTTAAATTTATAGATAACTTTGATTCAGAAAAACTAGATTTAAGATGGGTTGGAATAAGAGGACCGCGTGAGAACTTCGTTACGAAAACTAAAAAAGGATTACAAATAAAACCATTCCCGACGAATATCAAAGAAGTAAAGCCAACTTCTACACTCTTTTATCGTCAGCAGCATGATTGTTTTACGGCAACCACAACGATGGATTATAACCCAAAGTCAGAGACAGAACTTGCCGGTATAACTTGCTATCAGAATGAGAAATTCAATTATGTGTTTGGTTTGACTAAGAAAGGTAAAGATTACTATTTGTTACTGGCAAGAACAGAAAGAGGTAAATCTACTATTCTTGCAAGTGTTAAACTTGATAGCCATAGTCCTATTTCGTTGCAGGTAGAAGCTAAGGGAGATGATTATAGATTCAATTATTCTGTAAATGCAAAGGACTTTGTTAATTTGGGAGGTAATGTTTCCGGTGATATTCTTTCTACAAATGTTGCGGGAGGATTTACCGGACCATTAATTGGCTTGTATGCCACTTCAACTAATGATGTGATACCTCAATAAGTAAAGCTATCGCTTCTAAATTCAAAGGATATTATTGATTTGGACTGCTTAAAAGAAAAGTATATTGAAAGGAAAAATGGTAAAAAGGTAATGTTTTACTCATTGGTTATAAATTAATTAGGTCTTAGTTTTTAATTCTCTGATCTTTCACAGAGAATCTCTTTTGTCTTTTTTATATTCCACATTTTCTTTCACAGAAAATGTGGAATTTTATTTAGATAGGAATAAAATGAGATGTTTTGTTGAGATATCAGATAACCCTCTACAGGCCTTCTGAGAGGGGTAAATAGAAGTCGGACGTTCAACACGCTGATCGCGGACGTTCAACACGTTGAAAGCGTGCTTTCTATACGTTGAAGTCATGAGTTCTATTTAGAAAAGATCATTTGTAAGGAATGAAGAGAATAGAGCAAATAGGAAAGACTTGCGCAAATTTCTGATTGCATCTAACTTTAACGAGCAGGACAACTTTTAATCTGTTTTTTCTTCCTGAAAAACTTGACTTTGCTTGTTTAATGTAGTATCTTTGTTAGAGAGTTATCATAAAGTAGTTTCAAATTAAACTACGGTAAACGGGAGAAGTTGTTGCTTCTCCCGTTTTTTGTATCTGCACCGTGCAGTTGATCCTTCTGAACCGTTCAGTTGGCCCAAAAGAAGGCGGAGGATGGGCAAAGAGACGGTTGCAGATTCTTCAAAAGACGGTTTCTCTTCACCAATATGCTTATTTGTTATCGGAATAACTCCTAGTGAAAACTAAATTTCCTCTATATGCTATCCCGATAACTCCTTTTTGTTTTGGAAGTGCCCCCGTTCCGTTAATAATGCATAAATCGTCTCTTGACAAATTAGAGGTAACTGTCTGATTTATTCTCAGAAACTCTCTGAATTATGCCACTTACTCTTTTATCACCAACTAATTAGTGAGCCCAGTCTTCTCCTTCAGGTGTGCGTCTCCATTCGAAGTAGGAGTTTAACACTTGAAGCGATTCAAGGCTTGGAACCGGTCCTGTGTGTGGCGTCGGGCCTAGATACATCACTACCGGGTTGTCATCGCTGAAAGTGGGCCATTCAGGAACTCCATTTCCGTTTGGATCACCATACTTGGCAAAGTTTGTCCAATACGTACCCATAGCGTCTGAAATGGCAATATCACTTTTTGTTGTTTGAGGGTTTGACGTGTCTAGATGTCCGAAAACATAGGCAACTTCTTGCCCGTGTGGTGAGCCATATCCTGCACGTGGCGAACCTTCCGGATAATCAGGATGCTGATCGAAATAGTAATAGAACACTTTCGATTTTCCGGTTTTTGCCTGAAGTCTTGCCCAACTCCATGTTTGCCATCCGAACGCTGCATCACGTGACAAGTCGCGTGCCGTTTTAGGAACAACATCCGTTCCAACAGGATAAGCTTTGAGCAAGTCAGCAGCAAACTTGCCGTAACGTGTCTCAACGCCGGAAATGTAATCTTTCGGATTCCGTCCCGGCGAAAAGCTTGCGCCTTCATCGGAGTTATAACCAACGAGAATCGGTATATCGTTGTATTTTCCGGCTTCGTAGAGTTTATACTGATCGTCGGGAATCACATAACCATCAACAATAGGCCATGAGCCTCCGAAGCCACGATCCGGGAGTTTCGCGGCATCGACCTTCCGTAGTTCTGCGATAGAAGAAGCTCCGGCGCTTTTCATGTAGGTCTCTCCGTCAAGTTCGGCATATTTTAAGCGTTTCATGTTTTCACCCGGGTACGTCATTGTTTTACGTGAAGGGCCAAAAGAGCCACCACTTTCCGAAATAGCACCCTGAAACAATCCTTTAGCTAAAGGGGAAGCGCACAACATGCTAACGGCAATCCCTCCTGCTGATTCACCGAAAATGGTCACCTTCTTTGGATCACCACCAAAGGCCGCGATGTTTTTTTGTATCCATTTAAGGCCTGCAATCATATCAAGCAATCCGTAATTTCCAGAAACATGATTTGCGCTTTCAGCACTCAATTCAGGATGCACGAAAAACCCAAATTGCCCAACTCTATAAGCAATACTGACTAATACCACACCTTTATTAGCAAGCTTTTCACCACTGTAAGGCCATTCGGAAGTAGCTCCGGCACCAAATCCGCCACCGTAAATCCAGACAAGTACGGGAACCTTCTCTTTTGCCGATTTCGCCGGTGTCCAAACGTTCAGATACAAGCAGTCCTCGCTTTTTCCCGATGGAGGATTACCCCCTTGCATAGGGCCTGGAGCAAACTTTGTGGCTTGCTTTATACCTGCCCATTTTGCCGGAAGCTGGGGAGCACGCCAACGAAGGTCGCCAACCGGAGGTGCAGCAAACGGAATGCCTTTGTAAATAGTCAATCCATCTTCAAATGTTCCCTGCAACAATCCACCATCGACTTTCACCGGGGCAGGTTGTTGCGCAATGACTAGTCCGGTAAAGGACATTAAGAACATTGCAACTAAGAAAATTCTGTTTTTCATAATGATAATATTAATTATTGAATCGCTTTCAAGCAGGCAGCGAAACCACCTCTGCCCAGCAATCTTACTTTTACTGTGCTTGATTTATCAACTACCAGATATTGCGTTACTAATTCTTTATCGTGCTCACCATCTGCAATTAATGTCAGCTTATATTTTACTCCTTCCGGCAGATAATTGAATGTTATCGTTTTGTCTTTAGGATATTTTTCTGCACTAATGCCTCCAATATACCATTCATTGCCTTTATTTCTTGCGATGATCAAATCCTTTCCGGGATATCCGTCAATTAGTTTTGTATCATCCCATGCATTTGGCACTTCCATGAGGAAATTCTTTGCAGCAAAGGGCAACCCGTAATAACCCGAAGGGCGGTCGGCCATGTGTTGAATTCCTGATTCGAATACTACACTGAGTGCCAGTTCATGTCCGTAAGATGTCGTATGCGGAAATTGAGAATTGGTAAAGGTTACCGGGGTATAATCCATAGCACCAACCACATTTCGTGTAAAAGGTAAAATGGTATTATGTTCAGGTGCAGTAGTGGTGAATTCGGGTCCATTGTTATACCACTCAGCGCCGCGCACACCTTCGTACGTCATCATGTGCGGATATGTACGCGCCCAACCGCGAGGTACCAAGCAACCGTGAAAGTATACCATCATTTCAAACTTAGCAGCGTCATCCAAGATGTCAAGATAGTATTTAATCATGTCTTGCTTTTCGCTTTCAAAAAAGTCGATTTTCACTCCCACAATTCCTAGCTTCTTTAGTTTGGCAAACTCTTCCATGCGGTTTTCGTGAGTATACATACGGTCACGTGGTGTTGCAGAGACCCATGTGTGTGGTCCTCCCGAATTGTACCATATCAAGGGTTTTACACCTTTAGAAAGAATATACTTAAGGGCATCTTCAAGATTACCACCATTGCTCATGGCATCCCATTCCCAATCAAGAAGCGTATAAGGCCAATTCATAGAAGCGGCCAAATCAGCAAATTCACAAACTGTTTTGTAATCTTTAGTTCCATGATTGCTCGACCAATAGTTCCAAGATGCGACACCCGGTTTTATCCAATCAGTTTTGGTTACAACGGAAGGGGGGCAAACATCGTCTACTAAGGTTGATTCCACAATATCGGCAAGACTTCCCATGATGATTACCCGCCATGGCGACTTCCAGGGAAGTGTTATTGTGGGTTTTGATTCTCCGTGCCCATTACCGTCTCTTTGGTCGGGGAAAGAAATCTTATACTGTGATTTATCAGCTACATTACTAAGTTTCGAGCCACAGTAGCTACGGTTTACATCGGCTTCGTGTATCAGATACCAGCAATCTTTGTCGGTTGAATTAAAAAGTGCCGGATAGCTCCAATTTTGCTGTACTTTATCATCGCTCATAGTGCTATAGAGGCCTTCATTAGCCGTATTCCACTTTTCCATCCAACGCTTTGTACTATCAGGTATAGCATAAGATGTTAGCTCGTCTTGTATCACAAATGAACCTTTCTTTTCTGGAAATTCGTATCGAAAAGCGACGCCATCGTTATAAGCCCTGATAATTAAGTTGAATTTAGCTTTTCCCGGATTCTCAAAAGATACGACCGTTTCGTTTGCCAAATTGCTACATTGCATCCGTTTACCGTGCAATGCAGAATATCGTTCGGTTATTAAAACGGGTTTAGATGCTTTCAGATATTTAAGCTCTTTCGAGAAGTTCTGGTCGGTACGCGCGAGTCCCATCGCTATTTTCGGAATAGCCTCACAACTCTTATCCTTATTTATATAGTTCACTTTTAAGTACCATTCACCAACTTCAGCACTTTGTGTGTTGTAAAGCCCGATATTTATCTTATGGTTCGGTGAAATGACTGTTACTTTTTGAGAAAATACAGTCAATGAGTTGAGGAGGATAAGTCCTGCTATAATCTTATATTTCATATTTGTTCTATTTGCTTATACTAATCTTTGCTGTTTTTAAATCTTTAGCAGATGAGCTGTTCCCATACAAAATTTCATATTCTCCTGCAGTTATAGCCATTTCAACATTTCTCCTATCAAAGAACTCAAATGCTTCATAGGGAAGTTTAATAACTGCCTGACTCGTTTTACCTGTAGGTACGTCAACCCTCTTAAAGCCTTTTAAAGTTTTAATTGGTCCGTCGGTGTCATTTACTTTGCGAATATAAACCTGCACAATTTCAGTTCCGTTACGTTTGCCGGTATTTGATACAGGTATGGTAAGGTCGACAGATTCGTTAGGTCTAATGACTGTACTACTTAATTTTGCATTACCAATAGAGAAAGTAGTATAACTCAATCCAAAACCAAATGGGAATAAAGGGTCGGACATATAACGATAAGTACGGCCTTTCATGGAATAATTTTCAAAATCGGGCAACTGATTCATACTCTTGTAGAAAGTGATTGGTAGTTTTCCCGATGGGTTATAATCACCAAAAAGCACATCGGCTACAGCCTGTCCTCCCGATTCGCCTCCATACCAAGCCTGCAAGATAGCATCACAGCTTTCAGTTTCGGGAACCAAAGCAATTGCAGAGCCTGAACAATTCACGAAAATCACCTTTTTTCCCGCCTGTTTTAATGCTTTTAAACAATTGCGCTGTACTGATGGAAGTTCTATATCTGTACGGTCGCCACCTTTGAAACCGGGATATGATACAGGCATTTCTTCACCTTCGAGTTGTGTGGAAAGACCACCGACAAATACAACAATATCAGTCCCTTCAAGTTTCTTCAAAAGTTTAGTATAGTCTACATTTACTTCTTGTCCAAAGTTAAATTCGATATCTGCCTCCCAATTGTTTAACTGTGCAAAGCGAATCTCTATTTTATATTTTTTACCACTCTCTACTTTAAATGGGATCCTTGACGGAAGTGTTCTCCAATTTTCATATTTTGCGATCGACTTACCGTTTACCAATAATTCAAAATATCCGGTAGCTCCGCATTTAAATACAAGTTCTTCATCTTTGGGTGCTTCGAACTCCGTTTCATATTTTGCAGAGAACCCTTGAAGCTTAACCCCGGACGCAAATTCGTGTTGCCCGGCAGTGGTTAGTTTTATTGGATTTACAATCTGTTGAGTTGCAACAACATCTCCCTCAAGGTCTTTATTATTCCAGTAAGTAGCTTTAAATCCTTTCTTACCATCAATTGAACATTTAGAAAAGTAGGTCTCGGTTACTTTATCTTCAACCAAATCGCATCCTTTGTCATATATAACCTTATTAGCTGAGAGTTTGGAAGTAATGCCATCGAGAATTGTAATTGTTCTCACAGGAGTTCCGTTATAATTTCCCCATAACATGGGCTTGTCATTGGCATTTGGACCGATGACAGCTATTTTATCGGATTTCTTTAAGGGAAGAAGTTCGGCTTTATTCTGGAGGAGTGTCATTGACTTGAGGGCCATTTCTAAAGCCAGCTTTCTGTGTTCATCGTTATTAACAATAGATAGAGGAATTTTAGACCAGGAAACTAATGAATCATCATCCATCTCACCCAAATCAAAACGGGCAATTAATACCCGCAACAGGTGCTTGTTTATTTCTTCTTCTGTAATTAACCCTTTTGCAACAGCTTCAGGTAATTTTTTATAAATATGGTCTGCCCATTGACATTCCACATCGGTTCCTGCTAAAACGCCCTTAGAAGCTGCATGAACAGCATCCGATGAAACTTTGTGGCTGGTGTAAAAATCGGATATTGCGCCACAGTCAGAAACGACCATATATTTATATCCCCATTCATCTCTTAGAATTCTTTGAAGCAGTTGTGTATTTCCACAACAAGGCTCATCATCCAAACGCTGGTAAGCACACATCACTTGGCGTACATCGGCTTGCTGAACCAATGATTTGAAGGCGGGAAGATAGGTCTCATACAAGTCGCGTGGATCCAAGTTATTAATATTCAGAATATGGCGGCTCCATTCTGGGCCCGAATGAACGGCAAAATGTTTGGCACAAGCTAAGAGCTTTCTGTATTTAGCATCGGAAGGGCCTTGCAAACCTTTTGTTACAGAAATACCCATACGCGAAGTCAGGTAAGGATCTTCACCATAAGTTTCCTGTCCACGTCCCCAACGTGGGTCGCGGAATATATTCACATTTGGAGTCCAGACGGAAAGGCTTAAAAAACGAGTATTCTCTAGTCCATTCTTTTTCGCTTCATTATATTTAGCTCTCGTTTCATCGGAAACAGCGTTAAAAATGCGATAAACCAATTCGTCATCGAAAGAGGCAGCCATACCAACGGGTTCAGGAAAAACAGTCACATTACCATTATTAGCAAGACCATGCAAGGCTTCACTCCACCAGTTGAATTTTTTAATTCCCATACGTGGGATGGCATCCGAGACATCGCACATCAAAGTTGCTTTTTCGCTCAATGTCAAGCGGGTTATTAAATCTTTGGCCCTTTCTTCGGAACTTAAATTAGGGTTTTGGTAAGGCAATTGACCCCATAAATGTACCGAAGCCATTAGACTTATGGCAATTAGTAATTTCGTTTTCATTTTTTCTCGTTTTTATAGTTGTTTTCCTTTTGATTTAATTTCTATCTTCTTTCCGTAGTAAGGAACTGTTTTTTTACTTGTGCTTATAGTTGTTCCAACTCCTTCAATTTCACTCACAAAGACAACATTAAAAACACGATTGGTTAAGCTACCCGGATAATCCCCCTGTCTGTTACCAATCGTCAAAGATTGCTGTTTGTCATCCCATTTAAACGGAATAACTGTGCACTTTCCTTTCTCATAGTTATAATTATCACCTTCATCTTCGTATAAATCAAAACTGCCATCTGCTCCTTTATACACGCGGATTTCAAGGGTATCAGCTGTTTTCTCGCCTGTATATTGAACTATTGGGCCCATAGGTACTATTGACCCTGCTCTTATAAACAACGGTATTTTGTCCAAAGGTGCTTCAGCTTTTATGGTCTGTCCGCCTTTCATGCGTTTACCGCTCCAGAAATCGTACCAATCAGTAGATTTAGGAAGATAGACGTCTCTTTGTGTTGTGCCTGCATCGGTAATTGGTGCCACCAGAAATGCTTTTCCAAACATGTATTCATAAGGTTGTTTCACTGCGTCGGCATCACCATTGAAGTCCATTACCATGGCGCGCATCATCGTTGATCCGTTTTTTGTAACCTGCCATGCTTCGGAATAAATATATGGAAGTAAACGATAGCGAAGGTTCAGCATCTTTCGCATGTTGTCTTCAACCGTACGTCCGTATTTCCAAGGTTCAGTCTCGGTTTGGTAACCATGCATTCGAAAAATCGGGTTGAAGGTACCCCATTGGTACCAGCGCGTTAGTAGCTCATGGAATTTTACGTCGGTGTATTGCGATTGACCGGGACGGAAGAAACCGCCGATATCAGTTGTCCAATAGGGTAATCCGGTAATCGTAAAGTTTAACCCGGCAACAATTTGATTTCGGAAAACGTCCCAAGTACCACCAATATCACCTGACCAGTTAATCACTCCATAGCGTTGCTGTCCGGAAAAAGCCGAACGGGTAAGGATGCAAACCCGCTTGTCGGAAGAGGCCTCGCGTTGACCTTCATATACCGCCCGACTTACCATTAATGGATAGGTTAAACGGTAGAAATCGCCTGCTCCAAAGTACGTTTTTTCTCCTTTCAAAGCATCATTCTCGGGTTCGACAGCATCCATCCACCAAGAGTCAACACCATAATCGAACATATTTACCTTCAATGTATTCCAGTATTCTTTTCTGGTCTCCGGATTGAAATAATCTAGCCATTTGGTGTTTGGTATGAATCTATTTTTTGCCACATACTCTTTACCAATTGTTGAGTTCTTATCGGGATTCGACCAAATAGAGATATTGAAATGCGCATTCAAATCGTGTAATTCTTTTATAAAGGCGGAAGGATTTGGGTAATTCTTCTCATCGAATTGCGGAACGCCCCATCCTCTGCTGCCCCAATATTGCCAATCCTGTACAATAACATCCATCGGAAGGTTTCTTTTTCGGAACTCTTTTACGGTTTCAATCAAATGTGTACCCGATGTGTAACGTTCGCGACATTGCCAAAAACCATAAGCCCATTTAGGGAACATGGGTGCATTACCCGATAAATTGCGGTAGGAGGCAATTACATTGTCAGCAGATGGTCCGTAAAATACGACATAATCAAGCAATTTAGCGTTAGGTGAACGGAATGTTGTTAAATCGCCACTAAATCTCCATGACAATTTAGGTGTGTTGTCTGATTTACAAACGACCTGCACCTGATGCTCTCCGGCTTTTAGGTTTACCAACGTACCGGCAGTAGGAGGGAGCCACATATTACTCTGGTCAATGCAAGGTTTTCCGTCGATAACCACATATTGGCGATTGCCCATGTCACCTAAGTCCAGAAATATGGAATATTCCCCATCCGTAGGGACATTTAATTTTCCTTGATATAAAGATTGATTCTGAGACACTCTTTGAGTACCGGAAGTGGTGGTTACCTCAGCCATTTGGTTGTTTTGGGTGGTTGATTGTTGTTGTTCAAGGGTAATAAAATTATCCGTCGGATTAAAATCAGTAAGACCGTACTGATGCCACAACAATCCGTAGCCTTTACTTGAATAAATAAAAGGAATAGCAATTTGCGTATTAACCTGAGTCAACTGACGGGTAACGTTTTTCAGATTATATTCTCCATCCTGAAATTGTCCCAAACCAAAAATATACTCATCAGAGGGTGACTCAAAGCTTTGTTCTGCCACAAAACAAGGTTCGCCTTGAATTAAGTAGGGTGTTAGTTTGCGAGCATTTTCTTTCTCGCTTAAAAACACCTTACCGGTATTATCAGCATACGACAA contains these protein-coding regions:
- a CDS encoding TIM-barrel domain-containing protein translates to MKSFKQLPDRVNITLSDGTLSISPLTENAVRIKFYKGTEGSLPELIFTSSVATPEFQVADTPAKLEIKVKKIIVSLDKLTGKLSYADNTGKVFLSEKENARKLTPYLIQGEPCFVAEQSFESPSDEYIFGLGQFQDGEYNLKNVTRQLTQVNTQIAIPFIYSSKGYGLLWHQYGLTDFNPTDNFITLEQQQSTTQNNQMAEVTTTSGTQRVSQNQSLYQGKLNVPTDGEYSIFLDLGDMGNRQYVVIDGKPCIDQSNMWLPPTAGTLVNLKAGEHQVQVVCKSDNTPKLSWRFSGDLTTFRSPNAKLLDYVVFYGPSADNVIASYRNLSGNAPMFPKWAYGFWQCRERYTSGTHLIETVKEFRKRNLPMDVIVQDWQYWGSRGWGVPQFDEKNYPNPSAFIKELHDLNAHFNISIWSNPDKNSTIGKEYVAKNRFIPNTKWLDYFNPETRKEYWNTLKVNMFDYGVDSWWMDAVEPENDALKGEKTYFGAGDFYRLTYPLMVSRAVYEGQREASSDKRVCILTRSAFSGQQRYGVINWSGDIGGTWDVFRNQIVAGLNFTITGLPYWTTDIGGFFRPGQSQYTDVKFHELLTRWYQWGTFNPIFRMHGYQTETEPWKYGRTVEDNMRKMLNLRYRLLPYIYSEAWQVTKNGSTMMRAMVMDFNGDADAVKQPYEYMFGKAFLVAPITDAGTTQRDVYLPKSTDWYDFWSGKRMKGGQTIKAEAPLDKIPLFIRAGSIVPMGPIVQYTGEKTADTLEIRVYKGADGSFDLYEDEGDNYNYEKGKCTVIPFKWDDKQQSLTIGNRQGDYPGSLTNRVFNVVFVSEIEGVGTTISTSKKTVPYYGKKIEIKSKGKQL